CTACAAAATTCCAGAACCCTCTTTTAAGAATCAGCCGAAGAAGCGATCATTTTGTGGTAGAAGTGAGGGAATCTGAAGGTCCTTGAATCCGCTCACAGACAAAAAAAGCAAGGTAGGCCCCCTTtaattattcaaatgaaaatcgATCCTACTCACACGAATCAAGGGGCATTCTGTACTTGGAACTATGAACAACGGCTTTAGCGAATCGCTCAGAACAAATTGGGTACACACATTGGCTCTTCATATGTGATGTGAAGATCTTTTTTGACAAGGTTCTGGTACACCATCTATACCAAATGAACATAGTTTCGAACTTACTTCTAGGTAATATTTGCAAGATTTGcggatttggatttgaaagtacATTTAAGATCATCGATTTCCGCAGCTTCAACGATTGTGAGACTTTCCATGGACAATTACGTTTTCATCAAAACGTTTCTACCTAAGTTCTAACTAAAATAGGGCATTATTATACATGGCTAAATCGTTGTTACCACATTATCAAACTAAAGTTTAACAAGAGTTAGCGCAGCAAATTAAATTTAGTCATAGTTAAGGCAAAATAACTATACACTTCGAGGATGATTTTAAGATGATTACGCATTCAAAATGGCCTCTCTTTTGTCTGACTGAAACATATTTAGTGTCAAAACCAGCTTAGACTGAAACAAGTAAGTACTTTGATGCAAAATAGATTTCCGACCATTCACATTTCATATAACTGAGCCACCGTACAACCAAGTTTCGGCCAAGCGAACTTTGAAATACTCTCAAAGACGTAACTTTTCCCGGGTTTTCTGAAAGGTGACATTTGGCATCCACATATCCGTTCcaagcaaaacttttttctccGTTTGAAAGGTCGAACTGTCACTTACCATTTGTCCAGCTGGAGCGGATCCAAGCACTCGCACGTATTGGATCTtgtttccaacttgaattTGCTGAATGGAACCAGCAGTCAGAGAGGCCGCACTGGAGGCGGGAATGCGGATCATCTGCGAACCTGCCCCTTGGGACGTGGTTCGAATAAGGACCTGATTGGACGAAGAGGTTTGACTCTTCATGGGACTGGCTAGGCGAATATTGGAGATTCGATTACTGGCCGATGTGCCCAAGAGACCCAACTCTTGCGCTTCCTGAATGGTCATGGTTTTGACAGGACTCGAGGGAGAGATCATCTGAAGGCCCCCAGACCCTCCAGATCGAACCACACGGATCTGTCGCGTAGCTTTAAGAATGGAATAAAGGAGTTGCACAGCTTTAGAgcggaaaaagagagaaatccTCTCACTCAACCTCTGTCTTATTGGGAGGTCACCTAAAAGACAGGTATGACTTCCCACCAACTTTAAATGAGTATATAAGGGAGTTATTAAATGTGTCAACGATTCTACTTTATATCTCTTTTCGTATTTACGTATTTATCACACAACTTACTAAGGTCTCAAATACAAATCATTGAATCTCCTACCTGAgggttgttgtggttgttgttgttgttgttgttggttatGTTGTTGGCTGGAAATGACCCTAATGTTGCCAGTGAGATTAGAGATCGTGCCATCCGCATTGACGATACGAATCTGTGGCTGGGATTGAATGGTCGGCTGAGGCTGAGGGATCGACGTGCCCGGTTCCATTTTTAAAATCTGGATGGATCCCGAAGCATCTGATGTCATGACCTGCGCGGTGGAGGGCGGCAACTGATGCTGTTCCATCAAGGCCATGGATGACCCTAAACCCCCGGCCGTGATATTGCTGAAACTCGTCGGGAGGCTCAAAGTGCCGTCCGCGTTAAGAATTCGAATATTCTGCAAGGACATGGACGACAATGTGCCATCTGCATTTAACACGGAGTGCGTCTCGGCGGCGGCGGCTAATGAGGATAAATCCGTGGTATCCGGCGGTGGATCGGTTTGACTTTCCGCTACCATGGGCTCAGGTTCGAGCTGGGCGGGCGACACCTCAGCGGCCACGAGTTCGGGTTCTGGGGGGATGATCACTTTGGTTTCGGGTTGGGCTTCCACTTCCGGCTCCTCGGGTGGGGGTGGCTGTTCGTCTTCTTCCTGGATTACGATGGGCTGTCCGTCGGGGGTCATATATTGGCCCGTCTCAGGATTGTAGGTGATGGGCACCGTCTGTCCATCGGCCGTGATCATAGCGTAGCTGTTGGCTTCACCTTCGTTCTGAAATCAGGccaaattgtccaaaaacgACCTTGAAATGTATGCGTCAGACATATGGAAGATAAACGAGTTCATATTTCTGCGCTCATTTAGTCTTATTCATTGACCCTATCCACGGACTCGTAGAGATATTTTTAGTATTTCTTAgatatctctagaagtccatgccTGATCCAAGCTATCCCCCAACCAATTTTGGGCATTCGGCCTGGATTTCAAGGTTTCCAATTGGCACATGAACTTCTTTGGCGAAGAAGCCACACTGTCTCAAATGAACCGGTTCCATATTGTATCTCCAAGAAGGTTCAATTGTGTTTTGACTTAAGCCGCCGATTCGGTTTCCTTCCCATTCTCCACCAAGGACTTTTTCCCAATACACCTAACCGAACCAAACTTGgcacaatcatcaaatggGAAAGTAACCCAAAATGAAGTTGATCAataaaatcacaaagttgttccaAAACTTGAGGGTCAGCTCATGGCTAACCAATCATGGACTCGTGGTTGCCCGGGCCTCACCATGGGGTCCGTGGGCGTTGGAGCTGAATCCATGGGCGTGTCCGGGTTCATGGCTGGCATCGAATCCGTCGCTTGGCTATGAGACACGCCCAAACCCAAGGCGGCCAGCTCATGGGACTGGCCGGGCGAATGGGCAGGGGGCGGGCCACTGTCAGCCGATTCCATACTGACGCGGGAGCCGAGAGCAGCGTTACCACCCGCTGGACTCGGGCACGGGTCGAGGTGGGCGGGGGGTAGAACGATGGGCGGGATTTCGAGTGATGTTGTTGTGGCGTTTTCGTCACTTGAAGTTCGAACCTTGACGCCAAAAAGCGGGACATGGACTGACTAGTGAGGCTGGTTTGAAGTGGACATGGCCGGCGGATTAGGCTGGACAGAGGTCGGATTGACAGCGGCCGGTTTTTCGAACGAGGTTGCCTTGCGCTCAATGTGGAGGTTGGGTGAAAGAGTGTAAAGTTTGAACCATCAATATAGTCTTAGGTTTGATTGAACTAGAGGGTGAACGGTTTGATCTGCTAAactgaaaggaaaatgaagtgTGGTTTCTGACGGTAGGGTTAACCATTTTGTTGTTGTAGAAAATCACAACCAGTGATGTGAATTACGTTTGAGGACTTCAGTTTACTTAAAGTAATTGGGATTGAGATTGATTACATTTGACCTTTTgtgattgaaatatttcaaccaCAGATTACCACCGCATTTTCGAGCATGAGACAAGTTTTCATTGTGTTCGATACCAAAACTTTGGCTTCCAATCAATGTTTAGTTATGCATTTGTGATGCTTTGAACAAATCAGTTATCGTCTACTTTATCCTCTAACCGCCTTTTAATTGTTTGAAAATCGAAATCGTTTCAGTTCCAATTTGGAGTTTACTAACTAACTCTTG
This genomic interval from Tigriopus californicus strain San Diego chromosome 6, Tcal_SD_v2.1, whole genome shotgun sequence contains the following:
- the LOC131882123 gene encoding protein lin-54 homolog, which translates into the protein MESADSGPPPAHSPGQSHELAALGLGVSHSQATDSMPAMNPDTPMDSAPTPTDPMNEGEANSYAMITADGQTVPITYNPETGQYMTPDGQPIVIQEEDEQPPPPEEPEVEAQPETKVIIPPEPELVAAEVSPAQLEPEPMVAESQTDPPPDTTDLSSLAAAAETHSVLNADGTLSSMSLQNIRILNADGTLSLPTSFSNITAGGLGSSMALMEQHQLPPSTAQVMTSDASGSIQILKMEPGTSIPQPQPTIQSQPQIRIVNADGTISNLTGNIRVISSQQHNQQQQQQQPQQPSATRQIRVVRSGGSGGLQMISPSSPVKTMTIQEAQELGLLGTSASNRISNIRLASPMKSQTSSSNQVLIRTTSQGAGSQMIRIPASSAASLTAGSIQQIQVGNKIQYVRVLGSAPAGQMVSKQPTYSVKGNTPILPATAKATPLPVAIKGVKLSVPPSPQKQRAILPSVKVESHLIESQSNASTNALYEAFLNRKEDRSKTALQNDLLPLPASFDEGGHSMETEGTTSPMPSTMYEPSGVRPRKPCNCTKSQCLKLYCDCFANGEFCNNCNCVNCFNNLDHEEDRQKAIKQCLDRNPTAFKPKIGRLANDGERRHNKGCNCKRSGCLKNYCECYEAKIPCTDACKCMGCKNVEEETGRKKETGLRQNMEIKPSLKAKLGQGLASSASAFSKNPNGSKQPFSFINPEVVEATCQCLLAQAEESERNQQDEAQVESLILEEFGRCLVQIIEIANKSKLPTSTNSASAAS